One region of Cytobacillus sp. IB215665 genomic DNA includes:
- a CDS encoding DUF445 domain-containing protein translates to MESVLVIFTMVLIGAAIGGITNSLAIRMLFRPYHPVYLFGKQLPFTPGLIPKRREELANQLGRMVVDHLLTPESLRRKLLDNNFQEDAVKWVKEEGDRLFSSTFTIEELITKMGVENPSLVVEHKLSMLIENKYIQMMNDNGEKSIREVIPTDLLLKANDKLPLLTEYIISKGVVFFESSEGKDRLSRMIDDFLASRSGMLGGMLQMFLGNTSLVDKVQPEIIKFLKNDGTKQLVVNMLENEWLKLQERKIGELEKDIPRDKILSFLKQTIHKRIAVNVYMEKEVSEVLKPYKDRVLNDMVPKTVELATDFIANRTERMMERLHLADIVRTQVESFPVERLEEMVLSISRREFKMITYLGALLGGMIGLIQAFIVLFIK, encoded by the coding sequence TTGGAAAGTGTTTTAGTAATATTTACTATGGTTTTGATCGGAGCAGCTATTGGTGGGATAACGAACTCCTTAGCAATTAGAATGTTATTTCGTCCTTATCATCCGGTGTATCTATTTGGAAAGCAGTTACCGTTTACTCCAGGCTTAATCCCAAAGCGAAGGGAAGAATTAGCAAACCAGCTTGGAAGAATGGTAGTTGATCATTTGCTTACTCCAGAAAGCTTACGAAGGAAGTTATTAGATAACAACTTTCAAGAAGATGCAGTGAAGTGGGTTAAGGAAGAAGGAGACCGTTTATTTTCTTCAACTTTTACAATTGAAGAGTTAATTACAAAAATGGGTGTGGAAAATCCTTCATTAGTTGTTGAACATAAATTGTCTATGCTTATAGAGAATAAATATATTCAAATGATGAATGACAACGGAGAAAAGTCTATTCGAGAAGTCATACCGACTGACTTACTATTAAAGGCAAATGATAAGCTTCCTTTATTGACAGAATATATTATTTCGAAGGGTGTTGTTTTTTTCGAAAGCAGCGAAGGAAAAGACAGACTATCACGTATGATTGATGATTTTTTGGCTAGTCGAAGTGGTATGCTAGGAGGCATGCTACAAATGTTTCTTGGCAACACAAGCTTGGTAGACAAGGTTCAACCAGAAATAATAAAATTTTTAAAGAATGACGGCACAAAACAATTAGTTGTCAACATGTTAGAAAATGAATGGCTTAAACTTCAAGAACGTAAAATAGGAGAACTAGAAAAAGATATTCCTCGAGACAAAATATTATCATTCTTAAAGCAAACCATTCATAAGCGCATAGCTGTGAACGTGTATATGGAGAAAGAGGTAAGTGAAGTATTAAAGCCGTATAAAGATCGGGTACTGAATGACATGGTTCCAAAAACAGTTGAGCTAGCTACGGATTTTATAGCGAATCGAACAGAAAGAATGATGGAGCGATTGCATTTAGCAGATATAGTACGTACACAAGTAGAATCATTTCCTGTTGAGCGGTTAGAAGAAATGGTATTATCCATTTCACGAAGAGAATTTAAAATGATCACCTATTTAGGGGCATTGCTTGGTGGTATGATTGGTTTAATTCAAGCTTTTATTGTATTATTTATTAAGTAA
- a CDS encoding YheC/YheD family protein has product MKQLYYDPSSQEWHQSIAKDTPFFFGQNKQLTTYLETILPHLIHFPVLCKGSMIGPLIGIMTSASKKGKAFSGNHHIFRQIQEALQSLGGVCVVFSYEGIRSNGITGYVYYKKKKGWLQIHAPLPHIIYNRIPSQEDEQLGANVKAIKFFQDRKIPIVNPSFFLKQDVFSSLAENNITKKYLPETSQLKKPQQCKDMLSTYGVVYIKPNRGCKGEGIKRVTIKHNDTVQVEDVKTTEQFSSIDMFLHAYPILFNGSYLIQQAIDSDEIDQKRYDLRIFAHKQAKQFIISGIGVRQSITQDVTTHVPNGGKLLPFETIQDRININELYTLVDECGQALNKKMGFIGEFSIDIGRSKEGMLYIYEINSKPMVFDEKPIQKNGINNLVQLFQEVTDFKTPT; this is encoded by the coding sequence ATGAAACAGTTATATTATGACCCAAGCTCTCAAGAGTGGCATCAATCTATTGCAAAGGACACCCCCTTTTTTTTCGGTCAGAACAAACAGCTCACTACTTATTTAGAAACAATATTGCCTCACCTTATCCATTTCCCCGTTCTATGTAAAGGGTCAATGATTGGACCATTAATTGGTATTATGACAAGTGCATCAAAAAAAGGCAAAGCTTTTTCTGGGAACCATCATATATTTCGACAAATTCAAGAAGCGTTACAGTCACTTGGAGGAGTATGTGTAGTTTTCTCTTATGAGGGTATACGTAGTAATGGCATAACTGGTTACGTATATTACAAGAAGAAAAAAGGGTGGTTACAAATTCATGCTCCATTGCCACATATCATATATAACCGTATACCTTCTCAAGAGGATGAACAATTAGGAGCAAATGTTAAAGCAATAAAATTTTTTCAGGATCGTAAAATACCGATCGTAAACCCTTCCTTTTTCTTAAAACAAGATGTATTTTCCTCACTAGCTGAAAATAACATAACTAAAAAATATTTACCTGAAACTTCACAGCTAAAAAAACCCCAGCAGTGCAAAGACATGTTATCCACTTATGGTGTTGTTTATATAAAGCCAAATCGTGGTTGTAAAGGGGAAGGTATTAAAAGAGTTACGATAAAACACAATGATACGGTCCAAGTAGAAGATGTAAAAACAACAGAACAGTTCTCGAGCATTGATATGTTTTTACATGCATACCCTATACTTTTCAACGGCAGTTATCTTATTCAGCAAGCAATTGATTCAGATGAAATAGATCAAAAGCGGTATGATTTGCGTATTTTTGCCCATAAGCAAGCAAAACAATTTATTATTAGTGGTATCGGTGTAAGACAGTCTATTACACAAGATGTTACTACCCACGTACCAAACGGAGGGAAGCTCCTTCCATTTGAAACTATCCAAGACCGTATAAATATAAATGAACTATATACTTTGGTTGATGAATGTGGGCAAGCGTTAAATAAAAAAATGGGGTTTATTGGAGAATTTTCAATTGATATAGGTAGATCGAAAGAAGGTATGTTGTATATTTATGAAATCAATTCAAAACCGATGGTATTTGATGAAAAGCCTATACAAAAAAATGGAATAAACAACCTCGTCCAACTATTTCAAGAAGTCACCGACTTTAAAACACCTACATGA
- a CDS encoding YheC/YheD family protein — MKYSLTVTNEHSQTVYIPKEIFKPSMEQIFFGTISCACSIQSHSYNDHEVIMSKDVYEQLHIPRCSKVHLFTDEERIYVGPLIGIFTAGFTESNLRPIGNRSLFFAKLLAVEEAIGAYAYVFGAHHICWEKGLVTGHFYTDAGWKQIEVPLPNVVYDRLPNRKTENQHYFKHIKERLQREYSIPWYNPGFFNKWSIHEQLITDHSISHFLPETERYADLSQLNDLLKKYRHVYLKPINGSLGYGVFQLFYVEDEKCYYCRYRDKFTKNRLQKFPNLESMINHLFKQNQLQQYIVQQGISLLRIDGRTVDFRIHTNKNREGNWQVSVIAAKIAGKGSATTHLKNGGMVKTIEEVFTDEEQRADIIDRLTDAVISLSKSIEIRTVGLIGEIGFDIGIDKELNIWLFEANSKPGRAIFNHPKLHEYDLLSRKLSMLFAIYLTEKSILEPEVIFQ, encoded by the coding sequence ATGAAGTATTCCTTAACAGTTACAAATGAACACAGTCAAACTGTATATATTCCTAAAGAGATATTCAAACCTTCAATGGAACAAATTTTCTTCGGAACGATATCATGCGCATGCTCGATACAATCACATTCATACAATGATCATGAGGTTATTATGTCTAAAGATGTCTATGAACAACTGCATATACCTCGATGTAGTAAAGTTCACCTTTTCACAGATGAGGAAAGAATATATGTAGGTCCGCTTATAGGTATATTTACAGCTGGTTTTACTGAGTCAAATTTGCGCCCGATAGGGAATAGATCATTGTTTTTTGCAAAGCTATTAGCTGTAGAAGAAGCAATCGGAGCTTACGCTTATGTATTTGGTGCTCATCATATATGCTGGGAGAAAGGATTGGTAACAGGACATTTTTATACAGATGCTGGATGGAAACAAATTGAGGTCCCTCTCCCAAACGTTGTATACGATCGTTTACCAAATCGAAAAACAGAAAATCAACATTACTTTAAACATATTAAAGAACGACTACAAAGAGAATATTCTATTCCTTGGTATAATCCAGGATTTTTTAATAAATGGAGTATTCACGAGCAGTTAATTACCGATCATTCCATTTCACATTTTCTTCCAGAAACAGAACGATATGCTGACTTATCACAATTAAATGATTTGCTAAAAAAATATCGACATGTTTATTTAAAGCCTATTAATGGCAGTCTTGGATATGGTGTCTTTCAACTTTTTTATGTTGAAGATGAGAAGTGTTATTATTGTCGATATAGAGACAAATTCACGAAAAATCGGCTTCAAAAATTTCCAAATCTAGAATCAATGATTAATCATTTATTTAAACAAAACCAACTTCAACAATATATTGTTCAACAAGGTATATCATTGTTAAGAATTGACGGTAGAACTGTTGATTTTCGTATCCATACGAATAAAAATCGAGAGGGCAATTGGCAAGTCAGTGTTATAGCTGCTAAAATTGCTGGGAAAGGGAGCGCTACTACTCATTTAAAAAATGGAGGAATGGTTAAAACAATAGAGGAAGTTTTTACAGATGAAGAACAAAGAGCTGATATAATTGACCGCTTAACAGATGCTGTTATCTCACTTAGTAAAAGCATTGAAATTCGAACAGTAGGCTTAATTGGAGAAATTGGATTTGATATTGGCATTGATAAAGAGCTAAATATCTGGTTATTTGAAGCAAATTCTAAGCCAGGAAGAGCAATTTTTAATCATCCTAAACTACATGAGTACGATTTATTAAGCAGGAAGCTGTCCATGTTATTTGCCATTTATTTAACAGAAAAATCAATATTAGAGCCCGAGGTTATCTTTCAATGA
- a CDS encoding YfiT family bacillithiol transferase, which produces MVDKRYPIGHFEYNGEITADVTNDWINDIEKLPQLLRDSVSGLDNHQLDTPYRTGGWTVRQVVHHLADSHMNAYIRFKLALTEDTPEIRPYEEGKWAELPDSKLPIDMSLSLLEALHIRWTKLLRSLQAADMEKTFIHPDSGKVTVGKNIGIYAWHGRHHLAHITSISSRKGS; this is translated from the coding sequence TTGGTGGATAAGAGATACCCAATTGGACATTTTGAATATAATGGTGAAATTACTGCTGATGTGACTAATGATTGGATAAATGACATTGAAAAGCTACCTCAATTATTACGAGACTCTGTAAGTGGTCTAGATAATCATCAACTTGATACACCTTATCGAACAGGTGGATGGACCGTTAGGCAAGTAGTCCATCATCTTGCTGATAGCCATATGAATGCTTATATACGTTTTAAGTTGGCTCTTACGGAAGATACTCCAGAAATCAGACCATATGAGGAAGGGAAATGGGCGGAGCTTCCTGATTCCAAATTGCCGATTGATATGTCATTATCATTGCTCGAAGCATTACATATACGCTGGACTAAACTACTTAGAAGTCTACAAGCTGCTGATATGGAAAAGACCTTTATCCATCCGGATTCAGGGAAAGTCACTGTCGGTAAGAATATAGGCATCTACGCCTGGCACGGTCGACATCATCTAGCACACATCACTTCGATATCTAGCCGAAAAGGATCATGA
- a CDS encoding SulP family inorganic anion transporter, with protein MYTETLKNQWFSNVRGDILAGITVALALIPEAIAFAIIAGVDPMVGLYASFCIAVLISIFGGRPGMISAATGAMALLMVDLVKDHGLEYLLAATILTGIIQFILGILKIGRFITFIPQAVIIGFVNALAILIFMAQLPHFIGETWMMYAMVAGSLAIIYILPRFTKAIPSPLVAIIVMTILAITLSLDVRTVGDMGAITRSLPMFHLPNIPLTLETLLIILPYSLPLAFVGIIESLLTATIVDEMTETKSDKNREVKGQGFANFVTGFFGGMAGCAMIGQSVINVRSGGRGRLSSLVAGLFLLFLIIVLGDIVTQIPMGALVGVMIMVSIGTFDWTSLREIAKIPRPDAVVLIATVSIVVTTHDLAMGVFSGVLLSALFFGWKMAKIKSNEVVKDGIKTYHIKGQMFFGTMAHFVELFDYHADPDEIVIDFSSSHVWDHSAVTAISKVKQKYENINKKVTITGLNEDSQTIVNQVGLSSSSGH; from the coding sequence TTGTATACTGAAACTTTAAAGAATCAATGGTTTTCAAATGTAAGAGGTGACATATTAGCTGGAATTACAGTAGCATTAGCCCTAATCCCTGAGGCGATTGCTTTTGCCATTATAGCTGGTGTTGATCCAATGGTTGGTTTATATGCCTCTTTCTGTATCGCTGTGCTAATTTCGATTTTTGGTGGTCGACCAGGAATGATTTCAGCTGCAACAGGAGCAATGGCATTATTGATGGTCGATTTAGTTAAAGATCATGGCCTAGAATATTTACTAGCTGCAACGATATTAACAGGAATTATACAGTTCATATTAGGTATTTTGAAAATAGGCAGGTTTATTACATTTATTCCACAAGCCGTTATCATTGGCTTTGTTAATGCATTAGCGATATTAATATTTATGGCTCAGCTACCCCACTTCATTGGAGAAACTTGGATGATGTATGCGATGGTTGCTGGATCTTTAGCGATTATTTATATTTTACCGAGATTTACAAAAGCAATCCCATCCCCACTTGTAGCGATTATCGTCATGACGATTTTGGCAATTACTTTAAGCCTTGATGTTCGTACAGTTGGTGACATGGGGGCAATTACGAGATCTTTACCTATGTTCCATTTACCAAATATACCATTAACACTTGAAACATTATTAATTATCTTACCTTATTCTTTACCATTAGCATTTGTTGGTATTATTGAATCATTATTAACAGCAACAATTGTCGATGAGATGACAGAAACAAAAAGTGATAAAAATAGAGAAGTAAAAGGTCAGGGATTTGCAAACTTTGTAACTGGCTTTTTTGGAGGAATGGCAGGCTGTGCTATGATAGGGCAATCAGTCATTAACGTTCGTTCAGGTGGTCGTGGACGCTTATCCTCTTTAGTTGCAGGTCTCTTTTTACTATTTTTAATTATTGTGTTAGGCGACATCGTAACACAAATTCCAATGGGTGCGCTTGTAGGTGTTATGATCATGGTTTCTATCGGTACATTTGATTGGACATCATTACGTGAGATTGCCAAAATCCCTCGTCCTGATGCTGTTGTCTTAATAGCAACTGTCTCGATCGTTGTAACGACTCATGACCTTGCAATGGGTGTATTTTCAGGCGTATTATTAAGTGCCTTATTCTTTGGTTGGAAGATGGCAAAAATCAAATCAAACGAAGTCGTTAAAGACGGTATAAAAACATACCATATAAAAGGACAAATGTTTTTTGGTACGATGGCTCACTTCGTAGAGTTATTCGATTATCATGCAGACCCTGATGAAATTGTCATTGATTTTAGTTCATCACATGTGTGGGATCATTCAGCTGTTACTGCCATATCAAAGGTAAAGCAAAAATATGAAAACATAAACAAAAAAGTAACAATTACAGGTCTAAATGAAGATAGCCAAACAATCGTAAATCAAGTAGGATTATCTTCTTCCTCCGGGCATTAA
- a CDS encoding YheC/YheD family protein, translated as MTKPLRVQISPIITEIPTESDTIQIPKRIFALLKCQETMNITCHKLTKNAEIVRIEEKDLNLYFSIQLLNKLNLPTIPFTASIKHIHQSNELEIGPFIAILTDIKKNDDQFTFGSLQLYCEEIAQYCHKVGVLFYTLSPKTFRKQQMKGLIYNNLDNNWVESSVPLPHVVHNRIHSRKSEQSTTFSNVKEALHELNIPFFNDRYINKWDAYTILSNEDYLQPYLPETLLLQNKQDIHDLITKFDTVFIKPIHGSQGKRIFQIKRKDHEFILDYTTFTAEIEHKYDSFITLFKSLRPRLIKEAFVGQQGLNLLTVDNRPVDFRILCHCRNHTEWTITSAVARVSAAGQFVSNIYQGGEFIRVADCLQQSFDQTTAKHIHKLLKELAIEIASVISKAIDGLYGELGIDLAVDNMGHPWIIEINTKPSKNHDPKRKQDTIRPSAKAIVNHCLNLANFFNEGVN; from the coding sequence ATGACAAAGCCATTAAGAGTTCAAATTTCTCCAATAATTACTGAAATACCTACAGAATCAGATACTATTCAAATACCTAAAAGAATATTTGCTCTATTAAAATGTCAAGAGACAATGAATATTACTTGTCACAAGCTTACCAAAAACGCAGAAATCGTTCGTATTGAGGAAAAAGACCTAAATTTATATTTTAGCATACAACTGCTAAATAAGCTTAATTTACCTACAATTCCTTTTACTGCTTCAATAAAACATATACATCAATCGAATGAATTAGAGATTGGCCCCTTCATAGCAATATTAACTGATATTAAAAAGAATGATGATCAATTTACTTTTGGTTCACTCCAATTATATTGCGAAGAGATTGCTCAATATTGTCATAAAGTAGGTGTACTATTTTACACCTTGTCACCCAAAACCTTCCGCAAACAACAAATGAAAGGTTTGATATATAACAATTTAGACAACAACTGGGTTGAGTCATCTGTACCGCTGCCTCATGTTGTACACAATCGAATACATTCAAGAAAAAGCGAGCAATCAACAACTTTTTCAAACGTAAAAGAGGCACTTCATGAATTAAATATACCATTTTTTAACGACCGATATATTAATAAATGGGATGCTTATACTATACTTTCGAATGAAGATTATCTACAACCATACCTTCCAGAGACACTTTTATTGCAAAATAAGCAAGACATTCATGACTTAATAACAAAATTTGATACAGTTTTCATAAAACCTATTCACGGCAGTCAAGGCAAAAGAATTTTTCAAATAAAAAGAAAAGATCATGAATTTATACTTGATTACACAACCTTTACTGCTGAAATAGAACACAAATATGATTCATTTATTACATTATTTAAATCACTTAGACCACGGCTAATCAAAGAAGCATTTGTCGGTCAGCAAGGGTTAAATTTATTAACTGTTGACAATCGTCCAGTTGATTTCCGCATTCTATGTCATTGTAGAAACCATACAGAATGGACTATCACGTCCGCAGTAGCACGCGTTTCTGCTGCTGGTCAATTCGTATCGAACATATATCAAGGAGGAGAATTCATACGTGTTGCAGACTGTTTACAACAGAGCTTTGATCAAACAACTGCTAAACATATTCATAAATTACTGAAAGAGCTAGCAATTGAAATCGCTTCTGTCATAAGTAAAGCAATAGATGGCCTGTATGGTGAATTAGGTATTGATTTAGCAGTAGATAACATGGGGCATCCATGGATTATCGAAATAAATACTAAGCCTTCAAAAAATCATGACCCAAAACGAAAACAAGATACAATTAGACCTTCAGCGAAGGCAATTGTCAATCATTGTCTTAATTTAGCCAATTTTTTTAACGAAGGAGTGAATTAA
- a CDS encoding sn-glycerol-3-phosphate ABC transporter ATP-binding protein UgpC: MAELKLEHIYKKYDNDVTAVKDFNLHIKDKEFIVFVGPSGCGKSTTLRMIAGLEEISSGDFYIGDKKMNDVAPKDRDIAMVFQNYALYPHMNVYDNMAFGLKLRKTPKAEIEKRVNDAARILGLEEYLKRKPKALSGGQRQRVALGRAIVRDAKVFLMDEPLSNLDAKLRVAMRSEITKLHQRLQTTTIYVTHDQTEAMTMATRLVVMKDGIIQQIGTPTEVYENPENMFVGGFIGSPAMNFFKGTLQEDGNFKIGNITISVPEGKMKTLRDKKYVNKELTLGVRPENIHDEPVFLESSPNTKFRATIEVAELMGAETMLYSQLGNQSFIARVDARSKISHGDVVEFAFDMNKSHFFDNETEERIR, from the coding sequence ATGGCTGAATTAAAATTAGAACATATCTATAAAAAATACGATAATGACGTAACAGCAGTTAAAGACTTTAACCTTCATATTAAGGACAAAGAGTTTATCGTATTTGTAGGACCATCAGGATGTGGTAAGTCGACTACACTACGTATGATTGCTGGACTTGAAGAAATCTCTTCTGGTGACTTTTATATTGGAGATAAAAAAATGAATGATGTAGCACCAAAAGACCGAGACATTGCGATGGTGTTCCAAAACTATGCATTATACCCACATATGAACGTCTATGACAACATGGCATTTGGACTTAAGCTTAGAAAAACACCAAAGGCTGAAATCGAAAAGCGTGTTAATGATGCTGCGAGAATTTTAGGATTAGAAGAATATTTAAAGCGTAAGCCAAAAGCATTATCTGGGGGTCAACGTCAGCGTGTTGCACTTGGACGTGCAATTGTTCGAGACGCAAAAGTTTTCTTAATGGACGAACCACTTTCAAACTTAGATGCTAAGCTACGTGTTGCTATGCGTTCAGAAATTACAAAATTACACCAACGCTTACAAACAACAACTATTTACGTAACACATGACCAAACAGAAGCAATGACAATGGCTACACGCTTGGTTGTTATGAAAGATGGTATTATTCAACAAATTGGTACTCCTACAGAAGTATATGAAAACCCTGAAAATATGTTTGTCGGTGGATTCATTGGTTCTCCTGCTATGAACTTCTTTAAAGGTACATTACAGGAAGATGGTAATTTCAAAATTGGTAACATTACTATCTCAGTTCCTGAAGGAAAAATGAAAACATTACGTGATAAAAAGTATGTGAACAAGGAGTTAACTTTAGGTGTTCGTCCTGAAAATATTCATGATGAGCCCGTATTCCTTGAATCATCACCAAATACAAAATTCAGAGCTACAATCGAGGTAGCTGAGCTTATGGGTGCAGAAACTATGCTCTATTCACAGCTTGGTAACCAAAGCTTTATCGCACGTGTTGATGCTCGCTCAAAAATCTCTCACGGAGATGTAGTGGAATTTGCGTTCGATATGAACAAATCTCATTTCTTCGACAATGAAACAGAAGAACGTATTCGATAA
- a CDS encoding alpha/beta-type small acid-soluble spore protein — MQNQPQANNSSSNQLVVAGAQQAIDQMKYEIANEFGVNLGPDTTSRANGSVGGEITKRLVSMAESQLGGHQQP, encoded by the coding sequence ATGCAAAATCAACCACAAGCAAACAATTCGTCGTCAAACCAACTTGTCGTAGCCGGTGCTCAACAAGCAATAGATCAAATGAAATATGAAATTGCAAATGAATTCGGTGTAAACTTAGGACCTGACACTACTTCTAGAGCAAATGGATCAGTTGGAGGAGAAATTACCAAGAGATTAGTTTCTATGGCTGAATCACAACTTGGTGGTCACCAACAACCGTAA
- a CDS encoding YlbF family regulator, protein MSNNLYDVAYELEKAIRNSEDFKQLQQLYNEVNNDASAKRMFDNFREVQLMLQQKQMMGEDISDEEVEKAQQSAALIQQHTTISKLMEAEQRMSMVISELSKIMMNPLEELYGNMEQ, encoded by the coding sequence ATGTCAAATAATTTATATGATGTTGCTTACGAATTAGAGAAAGCAATTCGCAATAGTGAGGATTTTAAGCAATTACAACAGCTCTATAATGAAGTAAACAATGATGCTTCAGCTAAGCGTATGTTTGATAACTTCCGTGAAGTTCAGCTAATGCTACAACAAAAGCAAATGATGGGTGAAGATATTTCTGACGAAGAGGTAGAGAAGGCTCAACAGTCAGCTGCTTTAATCCAACAACATACGACCATCTCAAAACTCATGGAAGCTGAACAAAGAATGAGCATGGTTATTAGCGAGCTTTCCAAAATAATGATGAACCCACTAGAAGAGTTATACGGTAATATGGAGCAAT
- a CDS encoding YheC/YheD family protein, which yields MKQFGFLTLLPNQERGYATEIAKHAEAFNITVYRLTPLSIDPNTELVHGEKFDLTTNTWVQDTFPIPTVLYDRCFYSQNEISMKSKPIVNWLKTRPDTIFLGYGLPNKWEIYKILNNDPILSHYIPKTEKVTSRHKVIQSLRKTKQVLLKPESGSQGRGVISLSVKDQYIEAKTHRKEKVITKQFQHKPEFISWLTKLLTVQPYLMQPLLSLHDEKHRPFDIRVLLQKNETGHWIERGRGIRRGHQNDLISNIHGGGMYIPFENWLDALSTNTNNIIKDELETIIDRVPQILEGQFSELFELGIDIGLDQDNKIWLIDTNSKPGRSVIFQLNSNKELELFAAPLLYSKHLTKNMTTS from the coding sequence ATGAAACAATTTGGTTTTTTAACCCTTCTTCCAAATCAAGAACGAGGTTATGCAACCGAAATTGCAAAGCATGCTGAAGCATTTAATATCACAGTTTATCGACTTACACCCTTATCAATTGATCCAAATACTGAATTAGTACATGGAGAAAAATTTGATCTGACAACAAATACGTGGGTGCAGGATACATTTCCTATCCCAACTGTCCTTTACGACCGTTGCTTTTACAGTCAAAATGAAATTTCAATGAAAAGTAAACCTATCGTTAATTGGCTAAAGACAAGGCCAGATACTATTTTTCTCGGCTATGGCTTACCGAATAAATGGGAAATCTATAAAATTCTAAACAATGACCCTATCCTTTCTCACTATATTCCAAAAACTGAAAAGGTTACATCTCGGCATAAAGTGATCCAATCCCTTAGAAAAACAAAACAAGTACTACTAAAACCTGAAAGTGGTTCACAAGGAAGAGGCGTTATAAGCCTTTCAGTTAAAGATCAATATATTGAAGCAAAAACCCATCGTAAGGAAAAAGTTATTACAAAACAATTTCAACATAAGCCAGAATTTATATCATGGTTAACAAAACTGTTAACAGTCCAACCCTACCTTATGCAACCTTTGTTGTCGCTTCACGATGAAAAACATCGACCATTTGATATTCGTGTTCTCCTACAAAAAAATGAAACAGGTCATTGGATTGAAAGAGGACGTGGTATTCGAAGGGGGCATCAAAACGATTTAATTTCAAATATCCATGGTGGGGGTATGTACATTCCATTTGAAAATTGGTTAGATGCACTCTCAACGAATACAAATAACATTATTAAAGATGAATTAGAAACGATCATCGATCGGGTACCACAAATATTAGAGGGGCAATTTTCTGAACTATTTGAGCTTGGAATTGATATTGGACTTGATCAAGATAATAAAATTTGGCTAATTGACACGAACTCTAAACCTGGGAGAAGCGTTATTTTTCAACTTAATTCGAATAAAGAGTTGGAGCTCTTTGCCGCCCCCCTCCTATATAGCAAACACCTTACGAAGAATATGACTACTTCATAA
- a CDS encoding PucR family transcriptional regulator, with amino-acid sequence MIEKLQQLYGEAVLLEKPTTNIHNYDCFETKDGTDIYLAKNAVTEKEKELLALLLTPVHNYKEALSKEEVFWRNVLFNDKVHNESDIQPSQIRFIHFYIPTALYDKDDFLDTMKELFYSKIFILWESNQMGTIIEYYEPKQDRIQFHEFIEIIASDLFINIQLFVGHVHLFSEKVKQYFHEEKVFFQQAKAKLSHEKLYKLEDVFPILFLHEPSKNILPHVAENLFSNIGKDDELLQTIKLFIECNLNISLASKKLFIHRNSLQYRIDRFIEKTGIDIKSFKGAFTTYVAIVYKHVNY; translated from the coding sequence ATGATTGAAAAATTGCAACAATTATATGGTGAAGCAGTATTGCTAGAAAAACCAACAACAAACATACATAATTATGATTGTTTTGAAACGAAAGACGGCACAGATATCTATCTAGCTAAAAACGCAGTAACAGAGAAAGAGAAAGAACTACTAGCACTGCTGTTAACACCTGTGCATAACTATAAAGAAGCCTTATCAAAGGAAGAAGTATTTTGGAGAAATGTACTGTTTAACGATAAGGTACATAATGAATCAGACATTCAGCCTTCACAAATACGATTTATTCACTTTTACATCCCTACAGCTTTATACGATAAAGATGACTTTCTAGATACTATGAAAGAGCTTTTTTACTCTAAAATTTTCATTCTTTGGGAAAGCAATCAAATGGGTACGATCATTGAATATTATGAGCCGAAGCAAGATAGAATTCAGTTTCATGAATTTATTGAAATTATTGCTAGTGATCTGTTTATAAACATCCAATTATTTGTAGGTCATGTACATCTATTCTCCGAGAAGGTCAAACAATATTTTCACGAGGAAAAAGTATTTTTTCAACAGGCTAAAGCTAAACTTTCACATGAAAAGTTATATAAGCTTGAAGACGTTTTTCCAATCCTCTTTTTACATGAACCATCAAAGAATATTTTGCCTCATGTAGCAGAAAATTTATTTTCAAATATTGGAAAAGATGATGAATTACTTCAAACAATAAAGTTGTTTATTGAATGCAACTTAAATATTTCCCTCGCATCAAAAAAACTGTTCATTCATCGCAATAGCTTACAATATAGAATAGATCGTTTTATAGAAAAAACAGGGATTGATATTAAAAGCTTCAAAGGTGCTTTTACGACGTATGTAGCAATTGTTTATAAACATGTTAACTATTAA